The genome window atataaatgagtaaatcactgtatgttaGTTTGACATTCACTTTGGAGTCAtattagagaaaagtgtcagctgactgaatacatgtaaattgatTAAATTAAGTGGAAGAGCATGTTATGCAATGTAGGATAATCAAGGACTGATGACAAAACATGGAACTGAATATAAGTCATTTAACTTGTCATTAATTTCACTATCCTCATATTATTTACATGAATGTTTTTGCATATAAATGTTGTACAAGTCACTTCTAGGAATtgaattcttattttaaaaaattaccacTTACCTGCAGAAATCAAAAAATTCacaagtaaatattttgaaatataccGGATATATGTCGCAgtgcaggaaaaaatgtttgcaggaCTCCAGAGAAACGCTTACTCTTGAGCATCATAGGCTGACAAACAGGTATGTTTCTGCGCAGTAGGGGCCCCTGGACCGGCTCCTTGTTCTCCCTGTTGACTCCAATGAACGCAGTGTAGGAGGAGCTCACTCCTGACTGGATGCTCAGCTCTACTGCTCTCTCTTTCGCACTCTTgtcatctccctctctcaccttccCTTCCAGGTCCACAATGGCTTTTCGGGCCCCCAGTCTGTGCAGCAGCATGCTACGAGGTCACACAAAATATCATCACAAAACAATCTGTTATGTGCTCATTTGATTATTACAGAGCCAAAatacatgcatgtgtgtttctgcttaGTACCTGCCATCAGTCTTAGGCTTCATACTAAAGCCGAGTTTGTTCTCCAAAGCTTTATCTTCCACAGTGTAATGGAGACTCACTGAGCCTGAGATATTACTAGCATTCTAGGAAAGACAACcggaaaaatataaattcaagCAACATGAATTTATTCTATATTGATTCTTTACTAAGTGTGTAACACAAAATACCGGCAGCCAAATAAATCAAACATACTGTTAAAGAAATGTGTTAATTTCATTATCCTTACATCATATTATTGGAATGATATGATTGTTTAATGGAAGGATTAAGGCTAAAATTAATATCTTTACAATAAACTGTGTTTGTAGACAGACTACAAACCTGTTCTGTTAGCTGGAAGTATTGTATGACTCTCTGAAGGTTGAAGAGCATGTTAACAGGAGGTGAAAGTGGATTTACAGTCATCCCAGCTGCAACATTCCACTTTATTGCAATGTCTTTTGCCACAGGATGCAAGGCAAACTGAAGAGACTGCATAACCTAAAGAAGAGCAGCCATAGTGTGACACTAAATTACTtatggaaaaatgtcagctaaatgaacaaatgtaaatctacAAACGAAATGATTTCAAGAACATTTTAGAACATTCAATAAACGATTTTTTCTCGCCAAATTAGGAGAAAAAAGCTCTAAACAGAGGACCAAGAAACAATTAAACGATAAAGGTAAAAGACAGAGGTTAAAGAGGAACTCGAAATAAAGACGTGCATGGGATAACTCATGTGTGCCTATGGTAGAAGAATTGTGTTAATCCATCCCTCTCTCACCTTGGGCTGCATTCTCTCCGATCCAGTGATGAACTGTGGGTGTCCAGAGCCTCCCTCAGCCATGCCATTCACCAGTGCACTGCTGGCCCCCTCCCCAATGCCAAAGGTGAAGCACCTAGATGCAGTGACATTGTAAGAATGTGTACGTATGCTCCGGAGCATCTAGGCATGCAAGcagacgcgcgcacacacacccccacacacgtGCAAAGAAGTCACCTGTGAGAGTGAGCATGTCTCTTAACCAGGTCAACAACAGCTTTGGTATTTCCTACTTCCCCATCTGTaaacacaaaaagctgaaagagACAATTAATAATCCGTTTGATGTTGTTCATTCATATTAAAAGCGGTTCTGTAGGATATCAGACAATCTGAAGAAACAAGAATCACTATATGGCAATCTGGTGCAGgtatcccttgatttacaaaacTAATCCATTCAAGAAAACATTCCGTGTATCAAGTTTTCAGCCTACAATGGAACTCTACTAAAATAGCTTGAGAATGCACACTTTTCAATCATACAACTGACTTATAAATTCAGcacaacaatatttttattcactctGTGGTCATTCTACTgtcataaatgtgttttgtgtcacCCAAAAATACAGCTGAATGAATACCCTtacacaactcacacacacactttctgaactgcttgtcccatacggggtcgcggggaaccggagcctaacccggcagctcagggcgcaaggctggagggggacacacccaggacggggcgccagtccgtcccagggcaccccaagcgggactcgaaccccagacccaccggagagcaggacccagtccaacccactgcaccacccacacacaactACAAAGCCCTAATCTCATGATCAAATGAAAACCTGTTGatgttgtctgaaaccgcttgacccatgCGAGGTtgcggagcctaacttggcaacacagggcacaaggccggagggggaggagacacacccaggatgggacgccagtctgtcgcaaggcaccccaagtgggactcgaaccccaaaccaacccaagagcaggacccggccaaacccgctgttccaccacacccccaaatgAAAACCCAGCATCACATATTCTTAACACTATAGAGCACCCTAACAGCATAGTGTCTCTGTGCTTTGCAGTGTTCTGGGAACTTCATATCATAAACTTTTCTGAGCCTACTCATCAAAATATTTGTCTCTGTCCAGTGCACTGTGTATCATATCCTACACCCTGTACTTGCAAGGTAGTCTCAAGAGCGTGACAACCTTacactggacaaatggttattgacaCTCAATTATAATGTTAGAGAGAAGTTTGAAACAGTTACAAATATCATGAAGTATTGTGATGCCATTGGGAAgcataaaaattacattgacatttattcacttagcagatgcttttctcgaaagtaaCTATCATGAAGTATTGTGATGGCACTGGTAAGCATATAACTACCTTTTTTGGTTTACTTACACACTTCTTAAATCCAATAACACAACTGATCACCTCACAAAAAGAATTTGCCTAAGCAGGTGTTTTCACGAAATTAATTAACCATGTTAAATGAGGGATTGCTGTACCTTCAACAACAGAGAAATTAAGAAGCACAAATATCAAAGCACAACTTTATTTGTTGCTGCCATTTTGCTGCTACACATTACAAAAGAAGTAACCCTCAAGCAGCCAGTACATAGGTTATTGTAAAGATGATTGACTAATTTAAGATACTGTCAGAAGATCACAAGGAAACTGAGTTCAAAGGAGATGGAATTTGAGATCTCTGGTTATTATTAGGGTGGATTCAGCagttggggggcatggtggcgcagtgggttggaccaggtcctgctttccagtgggtctggggttcgagtcctgcttggggtgccttgcgacggactggcgtcctgtcctgggtgtgtcccctccccctccggccttatgccctgtgttgccgggtaggctccggttccccgcgaccccgtatgggacaagcggttcagaaaatgtgtgtgtgtgtgtgtgtgtgtgtggattcagcagttctgaagtgAGTTCACTCCATGCCAAAAAGCCAGTGATTTTGGATCCCTGCATAAAGAGCAGCAAGAAGGTGCATATTGCTCTTGCTGGGGTATAGGGACTGATCAGATGGTTATCAATAAACAACAGCTTTATATAACACCCTCATATTACAGAAGAAGTGGTAAAAATGATACCTGTCGTGGATGTGAGGGAAGGCAGGGCTTGCTGTAAATATTCTGGAGGGGTTGAAAGATTTCTGTTCCTCCAAAGTCAGCCTGCATTGACTTTGCCTTATTTAGAGCAGTTTCCATGGTGGTCTGAGTATATTCCACACTCTCACTGACccagagaaacacagaagaatATTTTAACCACTAGATACACAGAAACACCGACACAGACATATAAGACAATAAAATACTGTGAATGGATAAATACGGGAAGAAAGACTCATGATGTGACCCAAAACCATAGATGTTGAAGTAACAACCCAAAGGAAGACTCTTCAACAATAACAGCAGAGTGTCCTATATGGAAAAGCAAAGATAAAGACGTAGTAAGAAGCAGATTCTACTCAAGTTCTACATAAAATAGAAAGATAAATGGGTATAAATGAACTATTTACATCAGTGGAAATCTGTGTTATATTCATATAAAGGCCCAGTTTTAGTTACCGTACCCTGGCACTGCTGATGCGGCTCTCGTTGTCATTGCTGCGGTTTAGCGGACAGCCCATACTTCCCGAACGATCCACCAAGAATATAAACTCCCCACTGGACATCATTGGAGATGATTTTTCAACATGGATTTCTGGGTAGAAACTTAGCATGGCTACAGTATCACCCATTAATGAccctaaagaaaacaaatcaggAGCTAAATTAAATGTGCCATGATTCTTAAGAACTGGAAGAGCAACAGACAAAAGTAAGCATGCCATAACAGGTATGATTTCCTCAAAATGACAACACAAACTCACCTGACTGAACACCCGGCTGACCTGCCTCCAATATGGCCATGGGCTGGTGAGGCTCACTGTAGTAGAGCAGGAGCTCAACATCACGATCAAACTGATGACCTGGGCTCAGACTCACCTGCAGGTGTAAAGGTACTGAGGGTAAGAATGTAAACAGTGATCATACCAAAAACCTAGAAAGAATTCATTCATCATAAGTTCCATTTCAGTTCATATACGCTGGCAAGTGTagctttgaattttattttttaattcattaattgtCCAAAAACTTTCAATGCGTGGTACCAAATATAAACTCAGGAATGAAAGACAGGATATGAATAGTATATAAAGAGATAGAGATAGAGACAAAGACAAAGCCTACTTTGGCCTGAGTTTTGTCCTGAGAGAAAAACTCCAGTGGGGTGAGGGGGCAGTTAGACTCCACACTCTGGATGGAACTGGGAGAGTAGATGTCCATGGTGAGGGACAGAGTATACGGCACATCACCAGCCTGGGCACCCGGCACTTCTGCCGTTAAGCTCTTACTGCCTGGAAAGATGTTGAAAGGGAGGAGGAAACCAAGTGAATCactaaaattgttttatataaagaaaaaaacagtcaagGCAACAGGATAAACATCTATCGCTCACAAAACCATTTCATTACTTTCCTTCATAACAGACAACAAATTATATActgatgttttgtttctgtattacTCCAACCGTTTCATATGAGGAGAAACAGCCATAAGAAGCAAGATAAACTTGTACCAATATATAAATTTCAGAACCAGTACAATCTTTTCCTTCACAACAGACACCATCTTTGGACTAGAAATGTAAGCTAAAGTGtaccatttctgtaaaaattacaacaaaactGCCACGTataacaattattttaattattaagtaGGTACAAGTATTACACAACACCTATTGCACTTTCTGTAGATGCAACAAATAAACATTAGACCATACAGTTCCTACATGAATGTATGGTGGTGAAGCTGCCCATAAGGGTTAATTCCTGTGTACCTGCAGGGGTGTAGCGAGGATTGAGCACAGCAGGCAAACAGAACCTCAGGGCGTGGTCAGCCTGTACAGCCAGTTCACTGACATATCCCACGGTAACAGAGGCAGTCTGTCCAGGAGGAAGACTCCCCACACTCAGTCGAAACACGTCAGAGCTCTCGTCGCTCTCCTCCAGCAGGAAGGCCTCCTGCCCAGAGCTTATGGCATCGTCATACTCTTCCTTTGCCTGATTGAGAGCAAATGAtggaaacatcacacacacatacaaagataCCCTTCATTACAGTTATAGGGCCTGTCATGAAATGGATACACTCAGGAatcaccttctccttctctctgacTTGGGCCTCGATCTCGACGTCCCCGATACGGGCCAGGAACCGGTAAACGGCAGCATTGCTGTCCATGGGGAAGATGAAGATGGCCTCCACGGGATTGGACTCCTGGTTCTCATACTGAAGGGTGGAGTTGACCGATGCTACGTGACCCTGGACGCCCACCTCCACTGACACAGATTTCAGGGGGACTGAGTGACCGAAGGACGAAAGAGAACATGATAAAGAAAAACCTGACTTTAAGTAATGATATAAAGACAACTTCTACAAGTCTGAGAATTGTCTCTGTCCGAACTAGGGCTTCTCACTGTGTTCCACTTTTTCCCAACACATGTTTCTATGATTCCAGATTATGCTACAGTATGTAGCCTTTGAATCAATATACATCAATATGTATTGCTTAGAAATCACATTCCGGTATCCTGTTTGAAACTGTGACAAATTCATAGTATTTTGACTCTTATTCTTGATTATTCTTCTGTTTCAAGCAACTGGTAACAATgattagagcagctgcctttggaggtttaaatcccacctccagctatagtacccttgagcaaagtcttTGCCCTACAttgtcaaaattacccagctgtataaatggcgaAATAAATGCAGGTGTTGttttaaaactggaaattgctttCAAAATAAGTGTCAGCTGAGCACATAAATGTAAGCGTTTGAGGAACTCGTACCTGGCTCATTCTTCAGAGTTCTCAATCCACAGGTGGTTGCCATTCTGTCTGGAGTAAAGACACATCACATTATGAAACACTTACTGGcacttaaaattttgttttccataatcTAGAATTACACTCattacataaaaataccttAAACCTTCAATTCATGAAATTAAAGTATATGTTTTAtgcttataaaatatataagaaaTTGCTCCCAACTCCACACTATTGCCACAGTCCCTGAGCTCTTCTCTGGCTGTTACTGAGGCAAAGAGAGAAAGCGCCGCTGTGAGAAAGTAGTGTGTGAACCTCCGGAAATGATGAGGGTTCCTGCATCAACTACCTGTGGTGTGACCTTTATTTAGACACCGCAATAGACCAACACAATCTGAgtgcacaaacaaacaacacactTCGCTGAACTCTGTTTAAACCTTCACAGTCTGACAGGACCCCTTTAGCAGCCAAAACCTCAAGCAAACCTGAAAGCTGCGAAAACATCTTCCTGAGGCTGTTCGCAGAAACTCTCTTGgttcattcactttttttgtttttaactggtGCTGCTTCTGTGGTACTGAATTGAATAAGatacaaacagcagcacagattaaatattttttattcagtgcaccattaaaatttaaagacaAAAGACGCAGCGACTTCAGTTTTGGTGGCACTTTTCCTTCTGCCTTTGACAAAACTGAATACGTGACTGATAGCAACGGCACAACTTCGCGGGTCCCATCCATTGCATTTTTGTCAAATGCTACTGTAGACAGTATTTCATAAGCACCTCTTCTTATTAATACATGTAGTACAGCTAATAGTCAACGCAAAAGACGGCAGTCCTCGTTTTATGACTTACCGTGACGAGCCTCAGAAGCGACCTGAAAAACCTGTGTCGTCAGGCCACATGATgaactatatatatattgctCTCTTCGACAatcatcagaatcagaacgagctttattgccaaggatgttcacacatacaaggaatttgtcttggtgacagaaacttccacagcacagacagaatgacagtcacaagacagatgagaagatagaatatgtgaataaaggaaaaaaggataaaaaaatatataaaaatataaagtatacaataacaaaaaatagtcactagacattgtatgtagaggtctgttctatacaaatgcaagggaatgcgAGTAAGACATacgatgtgataaatagatataaatataaatagcgttgtgaaTTGAACTAGTTTACTCAatggggggatttagctgttcatgaggtagaagatggcctgaggaaagaaacttttctcttGCCTTCTTCATGTTCTATCAGCTTATTTAGCGGTATATTTACCCTTTAGTCTAGATCATAATGAAACCAAGAGAAATAAGGtggaataaatatatatataacacgTACAATGTTTGAACTATTACGTACAGTAATTTACAATATAATGTTGTATTACTTATCCAATAATATTTGTCACTGGGTGCTTGGGATGCGGGGATCGCAGGAACAACATCGCAGGACAATCACACTCGTTtagtcacatttaaaaaaagaacaatttcacTGATTCTTGGTTCATGATTATGCCTGATATTATTTTAACCAGCAGTAACTGTTCCTGGAATCTACGAAAGCATAATTGCTTCTATAATTGGCCACTTCTGCCTGGAATTCGAAAAAAAGACTGACCGTTACGTTAGGCGCAGATCAGTTACACGCAGTCGCTTCAGCTTCATACTTTCCGGGATGATTCCGTAACTCACAGTTACGGCCATCATCACCTTATAAAAACACGGGATTATATAAGTCTATATTTATTAACATTGTGTTACATTCCACTGTGGTAATCTGGGGTTTCACTAAGTGTCACTGTTAAATTAAAGTAACTTTTTCTCGGTGTTattgttggcgcagccatctctgcgtttgagaagtggtaaatagattatacttaacggaggtaacaaagtacacgttcacaccatcggtttccttaaaccggaaggggagaacatttatttacatacgtgcttcatcagaacacatcacgcacaacaaaggtcatgtgatcgatacttcaccaacatgagagcacactgaatagaatctccaacacccccatttgctctcattctctacaggccCATTACAATACAACACAGTTACATTCATGTgtcagcaacatttatgccccaaacataaagctttcaaacttttctttcttatacttcgtcattggtttagtcatcacatcagcaaccatttctgttgttggacagtactcaattgttattttaccatcagtaattgctgatcgaatgaagtggtacctaacgtcaacgtgtttacatctttgtcgacaaacagggtttttggaaagagcaattgcaccttggttatcctccggtgcatactgacatccattttccagtccattcatcaattgtacaaggtacagactttcttgtgtggtcgcagccagtgccatatattccgcttcgcatgttgacaaagcaactgtaggctgcttctttgacttccaggaaatgaggggaccatttttggttagactaaaacagtatccagtcgtacttcgtctgtcatttggatctgatgcccagtcagcatcgctgtatgccgtaagtttcagcttctcgttactcttcttgtacgtcagttcttggtttactgtacctttcagatacctcatcacatgcttcactgtacaccagtgttgctcatttggttttgacatagattgagacaatttactcacagcccaactaagatctggtctagtacatgtcattagatagatcaaactacctactgcttcacgatactttgtgtggtttacagagtttccatcaccgttatactctagcttttgttcacatggggtcgATCTGGACTTACTATTCGACATGttgaacctttccagtatttttaagatgtaccccttttgattcattttc of Scleropages formosus chromosome 10, fSclFor1.1, whole genome shotgun sequence contains these proteins:
- the LOC108935877 gene encoding von Willebrand factor A domain-containing protein 5A-like isoform X5, which encodes MATTCGLRTLKNEPVPLKSVSVEVGVQGHVASVNSTLQYENQESNPVEAIFIFPMDSNAAVYRFLARIGDVEIEAQVREKEKAKEEYDDAISSGQEAFLLEESDESSDVFRLSVGSLPPGQTASVTVGYVSELAVQADHALRFCLPAVLNPRYTPAGSKSLTAEVPGAQAGDVPYTLSLTMDIYSPSSIQSVESNCPLTPLEFFSQDKTQAKVSLSPGHQFDRDVELLLYYSEPHQPMAILEAGQPGVQSGSLMGDTVAMLSFYPEIHVEKSSPMMSSGEFIFLVDRSGSMGCPLNRSNDNESRISSARDTLLLLLKSLPLGCYFNIYGFGSHHESFFPESVEYTQTTMETALNKAKSMQADFGGTEIFQPLQNIYSKPCLPSHPRQLFVFTDGEVGNTKAVVDLVKRHAHSHRCFTFGIGEGASSALVNGMAEGGSGHPQFITGSERMQPKVMQSLQFALHPVAKDIAIKWNVAAGMTVNPLSPPVNMLFNLQRVIQYFQLTEQNASNISGSVSLHYTVEDKALENKLGFSMKPKTDGSMLLHRLGARKAIVDLEGKVREGDDKSAKERAVELSIQSGVSSSYTAFIGVNRENKEPVQGPLLRRNIPVCQPMMLKRCKVQRGMLCSAPRPPFMQQDFGRVEYQSARSVGFKEFAATSAAIGIPEAPKIKREDPMLELIGLQKADGSWDLHKSLTSILGKKEEEVTKASPGKPEFSSVWATVLAVLWLHGHKAESRDEWQFVATKAMTWVRAQSGFDLTEFLAAGNSFLGLQVKL
- the LOC108935877 gene encoding von Willebrand factor A domain-containing protein 5A-like isoform X2, giving the protein MATTCGLRTLKNEPVPLKSVSVEVGVQGHVASVNSTLQYENQESNPVEAIFIFPMDSNAAVYRFLARIGDVEIEAQVREKEKAKEEYDDAISSGQEAFLLEESDESSDVFRLSVGSLPPGQTASVTVGYVSELAVQADHALRFCLPAVLNPRYTPAGSKSLTAEVPGAQAGDVPYTLSLTMDIYSPSSIQSVESNCPLTPLEFFSQDKTQAKVSLSPGHQFDRDVELLLYYSEPHQPMAILEAGQPGVQSGSLMGDTVAMLSFYPEIHVEKSSPMMSSGEFIFLVDRSGSMGCPLNRSNDNESRISSARDTLLLLLKSLPLGCYFNIYGFGSHHESFFPESVEYTQTTMETALNKAKSMQADFGGTEIFQPLQNIYSKPCLPSHPRQLFVFTDGEVGNTKAVVDLVKRHAHSHRCFTFGIGEGASSALVNGMAEGGSGHPQFITGSERMQPKVMQSLQFALHPVAKDIAIKWNVAAGMTVNPLSPPVNMLFNLQRVIQYFQLTEQNASNISGSVSLHYTVEDKALENKLGFSMKPKTDGSMLLHRLGARKAIVDLEGKVREGDDKSAKERAVELSIQSGVSSSYTAFIGVNRENKEPVQGPLLRRNIPVCQPMMLKRCKVQRGMLCSAVLFDKKCRKPAPQALRCMNSPRPPFMQQEDFGRVEYQSARSVGFKEFAATSAAIGIPEAPKIKREDPMLELIGLQKADGSWDLHKSLTSILGKKEEEVTKASPGKPEFSSVWATVLAVLWLHGHKAESRDEWQFVATKAMTWVRAQSGFDLTEFVAAGNSFLGLQVKL
- the LOC108935877 gene encoding von Willebrand factor A domain-containing protein 5A-like isoform X1; the encoded protein is MATTCGLRTLKNEPVPLKSVSVEVGVQGHVASVNSTLQYENQESNPVEAIFIFPMDSNAAVYRFLARIGDVEIEAQVREKEKAKEEYDDAISSGQEAFLLEESDESSDVFRLSVGSLPPGQTASVTVGYVSELAVQADHALRFCLPAVLNPRYTPAGSKSLTAEVPGAQAGDVPYTLSLTMDIYSPSSIQSVESNCPLTPLEFFSQDKTQAKVSLSPGHQFDRDVELLLYYSEPHQPMAILEAGQPGVQSGSLMGDTVAMLSFYPEIHVEKSSPMMSSGEFIFLVDRSGSMGCPLNRSNDNESRISSARDTLLLLLKSLPLGCYFNIYGFGSHHESFFPESVEYTQTTMETALNKAKSMQADFGGTEIFQPLQNIYSKPCLPSHPRQLFVFTDGEVGNTKAVVDLVKRHAHSHRCFTFGIGEGASSALVNGMAEGGSGHPQFITGSERMQPKVMQSLQFALHPVAKDIAIKWNVAAGMTVNPLSPPVNMLFNLQRVIQYFQLTEQNASNISGSVSLHYTVEDKALENKLGFSMKPKTDGSMLLHRLGARKAIVDLEGKVREGDDKSAKERAVELSIQSGVSSSYTAFIGVNRENKEPVQGPLLRRNIPVCQPMMLKRCKVQRGMLCSAVLFDKKCRKPAPQALRCMNSPRPPFMQQEDFGRVEYQSARSVGFKEFAATSAAIGIPEAPKIKREDPMLELIGLQKADGSWDLHKSLTSILGKKEEEVTKASPGKPEFSSVWATVLAVLWLHGHKAESRDEWQFVATKAMTWVRAQSGFDLTEFLAAGNSFLGLQVKL
- the LOC108935877 gene encoding von Willebrand factor A domain-containing protein 5A-like isoform X4 yields the protein MATTCGLRTLKNEPVPLKSVSVEVGVQGHVASVNSTLQYENQESNPVEAIFIFPMDSNAAVYRFLARIGDVEIEAQVREKEKAKEEYDDAISSGQEAFLLEESDESSDVFRLSVGSLPPGQTASVTVGYVSELAVQADHALRFCLPAVLNPRYTPAGSKSLTAEVPGAQAGDVPYTLSLTMDIYSPSSIQSVESNCPLTPLEFFSQDKTQAKVSLSPGHQFDRDVELLLYYSEPHQPMAILEAGQPGVQSGSLMGDTVAMLSFYPEIHVEKSSPMMSSGEFIFLVDRSGSMGCPLNRSNDNESRISSARDTLLLLLKSLPLGCYFNIYGFGSHHESFFPESVEYTQTTMETALNKAKSMQADFGGTEIFQPLQNIYSKPCLPSHPRQLFVFTDGEVGNTKAVVDLVKRHAHSHRCFTFGIGEGASSALVNGMAEGGSGHPQFITGSERMQPKVMQSLQFALHPVAKDIAIKWNVAAGMTVNPLSPPVNMLFNLQRVIQYFQLTEQNASNISGSVSLHYTVEDKALENKLGFSMKPKTDGSMLLHRLGARKAIVDLEGKVREGDDKSAKERAVELSIQSGVSSSYTAFIGVNRENKEPVQGPLLRRNIPVCQPMMLKRCKVQRGMLCSAPRPPFMQQEDFGRVEYQSARSVGFKEFAATSAAIGIPEAPKIKREDPMLELIGLQKADGSWDLHKSLTSILGKKEEEVTKASPGKPEFSSVWATVLAVLWLHGHKAESRDEWQFVATKAMTWVRAQSGFDLTEFLAAGNSFLGLQVKL
- the LOC108935877 gene encoding von Willebrand factor A domain-containing protein 5A-like isoform X3 — its product is MATTCGLRTLKNEPVPLKSVSVEVGVQGHVASVNSTLQYENQESNPVEAIFIFPMDSNAAVYRFLARIGDVEIEAQVREKEKAKEEYDDAISSGQEAFLLEESDESSDVFRLSVGSLPPGQTASVTVGYVSELAVQADHALRFCLPAVLNPRYTPAGSKSLTAEVPGAQAGDVPYTLSLTMDIYSPSSIQSVESNCPLTPLEFFSQDKTQAKVSLSPGHQFDRDVELLLYYSEPHQPMAILEAGQPGVQSGSLMGDTVAMLSFYPEIHVEKSSPMMSSGEFIFLVDRSGSMGCPLNRSNDNESRISSARDTLLLLLKSLPLGCYFNIYGFGSHHESFFPESVEYTQTTMETALNKAKSMQADFGGTEIFQPLQNIYSKPCLPSHPRQLFVFTDGEVGNTKAVVDLVKRHAHSHRCFTFGIGEGASSALVNGMAEGGSGHPQFITGSERMQPKVMQSLQFALHPVAKDIAIKWNVAAGMTVNPLSPPVNMLFNLQRVIQYFQLTEQNASNISGSVSLHYTVEDKALENKLGFSMKPKTDGSMLLHRLGARKAIVDLEGKVREGDDKSAKERAVELSIQSGVSSSYTAFIGVNRENKEPVQGPLLRRNIPVCQPMMLKRCKVQRGMLCSAVLFDKKCRKPAPQALRCMNSPRPPFMQQDFGRVEYQSARSVGFKEFAATSAAIGIPEAPKIKREDPMLELIGLQKADGSWDLHKSLTSILGKKEEEVTKASPGKPEFSSVWATVLAVLWLHGHKAESRDEWQFVATKAMTWVRAQSGFDLTEFLAAGNSFLGLQVKL
- the LOC108935877 gene encoding von Willebrand factor A domain-containing protein 5A-like isoform X6; amino-acid sequence: MATTCGLRTLKNEPVPLKSVSVEVGVQGHVASVNSTLQYENQESNPVEAIFIFPMDSNAAVYRFLARIGDVEIEAQVREKEKAKEEYDDAISSGQEAFLLEESDESSDVFRLSVGSLPPGQTASVTVGYVSELAVQADHALRFCLPAVLNPRYTPAGSKSLTAEVPGAQAGDVPYTLSLTMDIYSPSSIQSVESNCPLTPLEFFSQDKTQAKVSLSPGHQFDRDVELLLYYSEPHQPMAILEAGQPGVQSGSLMGDTVAMLSFYPEIHVEKSSPMMSSGEFIFLVDRSGSMGCPLNRSNDNESRISSARDTLLLLLKSLPLGCYFNIYGFGSHHESFFPESVEYTQTTMETALNKAKSMQADFGGTEIFQPLQNIYSKPCLPSHPRQLFVFTDGEVGNTKAVVDLVKRHAHSHRCFTFGIGEGASSALVNGMAEGGSGHPQFITGSERMQPKVREG
- the LOC108935877 gene encoding von Willebrand factor A domain-containing protein 5A-like isoform X7 gives rise to the protein MATTCGLRTLKNEPVPLKSVSVEVGVQGHVASVNSTLQYENQESNPVEAIFIFPMDSNAAVYRFLARIGDVEIEAQVREKEKAKEEYDDAISSGQEAFLLEESDESSDVFRLSVGSLPPGQTASVTVGYVSELAVQADHALRFCLPAVLNPRYTPAGSKSLTAEVPGAQAGDVPYTLSLTMDIYSPSSIQSVESNCPLTPLEFFSQDKTQAKVSLSPGHQFDRDVELLLYYSEPHQPMAILEAGQPGVQSGSLMGDTVAMLSFYPEIHVEKSSPMMSSGEFIFLVDRSGSMGCPLNRSNDNESRISSARDTLLLLLKSLPLGCYFNIYGFGSHHESFFPESVEYTQTTMETALNKAKSMQADFGGTEIFQPLQNIYSKPCLPSHPRQLFVFTDGEVGNTKAVVDLVKRHAHSHRCFTFGIGEGASSALVNGMAEGGSGHPQFITGSERMQPKVREG